A part of Streptomyces sp. NBC_01210 genomic DNA contains:
- a CDS encoding DUF3291 domain-containing protein, with amino-acid sequence MTFELAQVNIARLKFPLDSPELKDFVDGLDPVNGVADAADGFIWRLKSDTGNATDVPVFGDEWLIVNMSVWRDTNALTAFMYQGQHRELLGRRYEWFERMQEIMTTLWWVEPGHRPTVQEAERRLLHIREHGPTPHAFTLRTSFPPGAE; translated from the coding sequence ATGACCTTCGAACTCGCCCAGGTGAACATAGCCCGACTCAAATTCCCGCTGGATTCCCCGGAGTTGAAGGATTTCGTCGACGGCCTCGATCCGGTGAACGGGGTCGCGGACGCGGCGGACGGCTTCATCTGGCGACTGAAGAGCGACACCGGCAATGCCACGGACGTGCCGGTGTTCGGGGACGAGTGGCTGATCGTGAACATGTCGGTGTGGCGGGACACCAATGCATTGACGGCGTTCATGTACCAGGGACAGCACCGGGAGCTGCTGGGCCGCCGCTACGAGTGGTTCGAGCGGATGCAGGAGATCATGACCACCCTGTGGTGGGTGGAGCCGGGCCACCGCCCGACGGTGCAGGAGGCGGAGAGGCGCCTGCTGCACATACGCGAGCACGGGCCGACGCCGCACGCGTTCACGCTGCGGACGTCGTTCCCGCCGGGAGCGGAGTGA
- a CDS encoding penicillin-binding transpeptidase domain-containing protein, with translation MIRYIRRAAVLCLLLLVALLVNAARVQVIEATSLDKNPANRRLVIDRYDEPRGDILAGGGPVTGSQDTGEQLRYERTYPQGPLYAPVTGYASQTYGTSLIENAEDSILSGASSLLTRIPFWNDLSRTQHPGGNVVTTIKPSMQQAAFSGLNNRRGAVAAIEPSTGRILALVSSPSYDPGLLSGTGKQVTDAWTRLNGSSVQPMLNRAIRQTYPPGSAFKIVTAAAALEAGVVTDVDAPTGTPDPYVLPGTSTTLPNEAKGCANASLAYAIQWSCNTVMAHLGVQVGMPGMLDVVDRFGFNDRGLTIPSGVAASNFDTRMTVDQLALSSIGQFDTAATPLQMAMVAAAVANGGDIRRPFLVDRVTTSDGHTVSRHSRKSYHRAMSPSTAQQLQQLMVDAVEEGTGAKAGIDGARVGGKTGTAQHGMGNSGTPYAWFISWAQADRAARPAVAVAVVVEEAAAVRGEISGGGSAAPIARAVMEAALRD, from the coding sequence GTGATCCGCTACATCCGGCGGGCCGCCGTCCTGTGTCTGCTGCTCCTGGTCGCACTGCTGGTCAACGCGGCTCGCGTGCAGGTCATCGAGGCCACATCGCTCGACAAGAATCCGGCCAACCGCCGACTGGTCATCGACCGTTACGACGAGCCGCGCGGCGACATCCTGGCCGGCGGCGGACCGGTCACCGGCTCCCAGGACACCGGCGAGCAGCTGCGCTACGAACGCACCTACCCGCAGGGGCCGTTGTACGCACCCGTCACCGGTTACGCCTCGCAGACGTACGGCACCTCGCTCATCGAGAACGCCGAGGACTCCATCCTCTCCGGTGCGTCCTCGCTGCTCACCCGGATCCCGTTCTGGAACGACCTCAGCCGCACGCAGCACCCCGGCGGCAATGTCGTCACCACCATCAAGCCCTCGATGCAGCAGGCCGCGTTCAGCGGCCTCAACAACAGAAGGGGCGCGGTCGCGGCGATCGAGCCGTCGACCGGCAGGATCCTGGCACTGGTCAGCAGCCCTTCGTACGACCCCGGTCTGCTCTCGGGAACCGGGAAGCAGGTCACCGACGCCTGGACCAGGCTCAACGGTTCGAGTGTCCAGCCGATGCTCAACCGGGCCATCCGGCAGACCTATCCGCCCGGGTCCGCCTTCAAGATCGTGACGGCCGCGGCCGCGCTGGAGGCCGGCGTGGTCACCGACGTCGACGCGCCGACCGGCACGCCCGATCCGTATGTCCTGCCCGGCACCTCGACCACGCTCCCCAATGAGGCGAAGGGCTGCGCCAACGCCTCGCTCGCGTACGCCATCCAGTGGTCGTGCAACACCGTGATGGCACATCTCGGGGTGCAGGTCGGAATGCCCGGAATGCTGGACGTGGTGGACAGGTTCGGCTTCAACGACCGCGGGCTGACGATTCCCTCGGGCGTGGCCGCGTCCAACTTCGACACCCGGATGACCGTGGACCAGCTGGCGCTCTCCTCGATCGGGCAGTTCGACACCGCGGCAACGCCGCTGCAGATGGCGATGGTCGCGGCCGCGGTCGCCAATGGCGGCGACATCAGACGTCCCTTTCTGGTGGACCGGGTGACCACATCGGACGGCCACACCGTTTCCCGGCACAGCCGGAAGTCGTACCACCGGGCGATGAGCCCCTCGACGGCGCAGCAGCTCCAGCAGCTGATGGTCGACGCAGTCGAGGAAGGCACCGGCGCGAAGGCCGGGATCGACGGGGCGAGGGTCGGCGGCAAGACCGGTACGGCACAGCACGGCATGGGCAACTCCGGTACGCCGTACGCCTGGTTCATCTCCTGGGCGCAGGCGGACCGCGCGGCCCGGCCGGCGGTCGCGGTCGCGGTGGTCGTCGAGGAGGCCGCAGCGGTGCGCGGCGAGATCAGCGGCGGTGGCAGCGCGGCGCCGATCGCCCGGGCGGTGATGGAGGCGGCGCTGCGAGACTGA
- a CDS encoding FtsW/RodA/SpoVE family cell cycle protein, with protein MTATTADAPPPDLRLPKRRGVELSLLVCAVLISVYGYIDVGLTKSGAVPPDAAHYGAGLGVLALLAHLAVRYRAPYADPLFLPIAVLLNGLGLALIYRLDLETPSNAAAPTQLIWSTLGVALFIAVVVFLRDHRILRRYAYLSVVAALVLMLVPILFPAVNGAKIWIRIGGLSFQPGEFAKILLAVFFASYLAANHNALAYTGRRIWKLQLPTGRVLGPIVAIWLLSVGVLVLERDLGTSLLFFGLFVIMLYVATGRTGWIAVGLLLAAAGAVAVGSFEPHVHSRVEDWLDPFASIDAGEGPGQLAQSLFAFAAGGMLGAGLGLGHSILIGFAAKSDFILATAGEELGLVGLTAVFMLYALMVARGYRAGLALRDLFGRLLAIGFASILALQVFVIAGGVMGLIPLTGMAMPFLAQGGSSVVTNWVIVALLIRVSDSARTPQPEPVEPGVLAPVLEGER; from the coding sequence ATGACCGCAACGACGGCGGACGCTCCCCCGCCCGATCTACGCCTCCCCAAGCGGCGGGGTGTCGAGCTCTCGCTCCTCGTCTGCGCCGTCCTCATCTCCGTCTACGGCTATATCGACGTGGGCCTGACGAAGAGCGGCGCCGTGCCGCCGGACGCCGCGCACTACGGAGCGGGCCTCGGTGTGCTGGCCCTCCTGGCCCACCTCGCCGTCCGCTACCGCGCCCCGTACGCCGACCCGCTGTTCCTCCCCATCGCGGTCCTCCTCAACGGCCTCGGCCTGGCGCTCATCTACCGTCTCGACCTGGAGACCCCGAGCAACGCGGCCGCGCCCACCCAGCTGATCTGGTCCACGCTCGGCGTCGCCCTGTTCATCGCCGTCGTCGTCTTCCTGCGCGACCACAGGATTCTGCGGCGGTACGCGTACCTCTCGGTCGTCGCTGCCCTTGTGCTGATGCTCGTACCGATCCTCTTTCCCGCCGTGAACGGCGCCAAGATCTGGATCCGGATCGGCGGACTGTCCTTCCAGCCGGGCGAGTTCGCCAAGATCCTGCTCGCCGTCTTCTTCGCCTCGTATCTCGCCGCCAACCACAACGCCCTTGCGTACACCGGCCGCAGAATCTGGAAGCTCCAGCTGCCCACCGGCCGCGTGCTCGGCCCCATCGTCGCGATCTGGCTGCTCAGCGTCGGCGTTCTGGTGCTCGAGCGGGACCTCGGCACCTCACTGCTCTTCTTCGGGCTCTTCGTGATCATGCTGTACGTGGCGACGGGCCGGACCGGCTGGATCGCCGTCGGGCTGCTGCTCGCCGCGGCCGGCGCAGTCGCCGTCGGCTCCTTCGAACCGCATGTCCACAGCCGGGTCGAGGACTGGCTCGACCCCTTCGCCTCCATCGACGCCGGCGAGGGCCCGGGCCAGCTCGCCCAGTCACTCTTCGCCTTCGCCGCCGGCGGGATGCTCGGCGCCGGACTGGGACTCGGCCACTCCATCCTCATCGGCTTCGCCGCCAAGTCCGACTTCATCCTCGCCACCGCGGGCGAGGAGCTCGGCCTGGTCGGCCTGACCGCGGTCTTCATGCTGTACGCGCTGATGGTGGCCCGCGGCTACCGCGCCGGACTGGCACTGCGCGACCTCTTCGGACGGCTGCTCGCCATCGGTTTCGCCTCGATCCTCGCGCTCCAGGTCTTCGTCATCGCGGGCGGCGTGATGGGACTGATCCCGCTCACCGGGATGGCGATGCCCTTCCTCGCGCAGGGCGGTTCGTCCGTGGTCACCAACTGGGTCATCGTGGCGCTGCTCATCCGGGTCAGCGACTCGGCCCGCACACCGCAGCCCGAGCCGGTCGAACCAGGTGTGCTCGCACCGGTCCTGGAGGGCGAGCGGTGA
- a CDS encoding HAMP domain-containing sensor histidine kinase: MRRLRLPRWAATLTWKAAVFITVMCCALAAMLGALVHVAVTRQTVDQAREKALGRLVDVTRAYEAGDPMRPHAGVDPPGLPRSLRELAVGGKRGTMVADFQGRPTMWAAGPADGRAIAVRVDYTLSADTISGLDQAIVGSSVLAIGATLLVGAFAVTRVTRRLHLTAQVARRISAGDLDARVNDPRTKNPSRPQDEVATVSGALDTMASSLQGKLLSEQRFTADVAHELRTPLTGLSAAAELLPEGRPTELVRDRVRAMRSLTEDLLEISRLDAGSETVDLDVHELAHLAERVVRASATDTEVRVVRDATVETDKRRLERVLGNLVANAHSHGQPPVVLTVDGGVVTVGDHGAGYPEYLLEHGPQRFRTDSASKGHGLGLTIAVGQSAVIGAELRFLNAPEGGAVARLTLPEYIQFVSDGEAAAQPCAE; the protein is encoded by the coding sequence GTGAGACGGCTGCGGCTGCCTCGCTGGGCCGCGACCCTCACCTGGAAGGCCGCGGTCTTCATCACCGTGATGTGCTGCGCACTCGCCGCGATGCTGGGTGCGCTGGTGCATGTCGCGGTGACCCGGCAGACGGTGGATCAGGCGCGGGAGAAGGCTCTCGGCCGGCTGGTCGATGTGACACGGGCCTACGAGGCGGGCGATCCGATGCGCCCGCACGCGGGCGTGGATCCGCCGGGCCTGCCCCGGTCGCTGCGTGAGCTCGCCGTCGGCGGGAAGCGCGGCACGATGGTCGCCGACTTCCAGGGCCGCCCCACCATGTGGGCGGCGGGGCCCGCCGACGGCCGGGCAATCGCCGTCCGGGTCGACTACACCCTCAGCGCCGACACGATCAGCGGTCTCGACCAGGCGATCGTCGGCTCCTCGGTGCTGGCGATCGGCGCGACCTTGCTGGTGGGCGCCTTCGCCGTCACCCGGGTCACGCGGCGGCTGCATCTGACCGCGCAGGTGGCGCGGAGGATCAGCGCCGGCGATCTGGACGCCCGCGTCAACGACCCACGCACCAAGAACCCTTCGCGCCCCCAGGACGAGGTGGCCACGGTCTCCGGCGCCCTGGACACCATGGCGTCGTCCCTGCAGGGCAAGCTGCTGAGCGAGCAGCGCTTCACCGCCGATGTGGCGCACGAGCTGCGCACCCCGCTGACCGGTCTGTCCGCCGCGGCCGAGCTGCTGCCGGAGGGCCGTCCGACCGAGCTGGTACGGGACCGGGTCCGGGCGATGCGTTCACTGACCGAGGATCTGCTGGAGATCTCCCGGCTGGACGCGGGCAGCGAGACGGTGGACCTGGATGTGCACGAGCTGGCGCATCTGGCCGAGCGGGTGGTACGGGCTTCCGCGACGGACACGGAGGTACGGGTCGTACGCGATGCGACGGTCGAGACCGACAAGCGGCGTCTCGAGCGGGTGCTCGGCAATCTCGTCGCCAACGCCCACAGCCACGGGCAGCCGCCGGTGGTGCTGACCGTGGACGGCGGGGTGGTGACGGTCGGCGATCACGGGGCGGGCTATCCGGAGTATCTGCTGGAGCACGGGCCGCAGCGGTTCCGTACGGACAGCGCCAGCAAGGGGCACGGGCTCGGACTGACCATCGCGGTCGGGCAGTCGGCGGTGATCGGCGCGGAGCTGCGCTTCCTGAACGCGCCGGAGGGCGGTGCGGTCGCCCGGCTCACGCTTCCCGAGTACATACAGTTCGTGAGCGACGGCGAAGCCGCCGCTCAGCCGTGCGCGGAGTGA
- a CDS encoding zinc-ribbon domain-containing protein — MIIFGTKGYLYQLAIMTLVCGQCGNPSAHTLRKRVTKFTLFFVPLFPFSSKYATQCTFCGAEASVSKETAEQLQVQSAGAQGGQAYGQPQQQPGQQPYQH; from the coding sequence ATGATCATCTTTGGCACCAAGGGATACCTCTACCAGCTGGCGATAATGACGCTGGTGTGCGGCCAATGCGGCAACCCGTCCGCGCACACGCTCAGGAAGCGCGTCACGAAATTCACGCTGTTCTTCGTGCCGCTGTTCCCGTTCTCCTCGAAGTACGCGACGCAGTGCACGTTCTGCGGCGCGGAGGCGAGCGTGAGCAAGGAGACGGCGGAGCAGCTGCAGGTCCAGAGCGCGGGCGCGCAGGGCGGTCAGGCGTACGGGCAGCCGCAGCAGCAGCCCGGACAGCAGCCGTACCAGCACTGA
- a CDS encoding PBS lyase, translated as MFGGIDEVEWAALGHAYGPADDVPQMLRGLASADPVERETALDGMYGAVHHQGDVYDSTLACIPFLLELVANPAVQDRGGIVELLTSIGGIDLDGDDELDPDDEEFEYAANYAMAASAVTAGADAFLGLVDADDRGVRLAAPLALATLHDDPELVLGLLRDRLGVEPDAEVRFACVEAAGRIALRHEHLAPEVVQWLSGLTRVSYGPGLRLAALAQLARCAPGALPTDVVPSVAGLLRELRAEPVVTAQAAERPSTPTLIGQLRERHEADTAGRHAPWTADLLRTLHSGLGDRVDDRTALLTDQLCSPDWGQRIDAVRMSSGLLRTWRGAYEELVGLIGEQLGDPEPRLAEAAADALEELFSLAGPAADALADRVAADPAAWVREWAGGPPTLGSALTALARAGDRRAVPVLARALERPEAPNDLGYALDHLGAAAAPLVPALRHRLGEMELDARLYDRAGPLLYGLTALRAADAVPEVLRILRGAPEYRKEWVTESALRALTAFGPAAVEAVPDLRAMLGCGGCSAALSARTAGALWAIEGDAGAVLPVLRAALSERDSAARRSAATVLGTLGAAAAEAAPALGELLRAAEPWTRVDAAIALWRVTRNPERPWPVLLAAWEGQAHTRVPTAECLAELTADGAVGAERILRGELGSARRHNAIDGGYGSHDIFTDEKLLALCRQALSTEGKA; from the coding sequence GTGTTCGGGGGGATCGACGAGGTCGAGTGGGCCGCACTGGGGCATGCCTACGGCCCGGCGGACGATGTGCCGCAAATGCTGCGCGGACTGGCTTCCGCGGACCCGGTGGAGCGCGAGACGGCACTCGACGGGATGTACGGGGCGGTGCACCACCAGGGCGATGTGTACGACTCGACGCTCGCCTGCATCCCGTTCCTTCTCGAGCTCGTGGCGAATCCAGCCGTCCAGGACCGGGGCGGCATCGTCGAGTTGCTGACCAGCATCGGCGGCATCGATCTGGACGGCGACGACGAACTGGACCCGGACGACGAGGAGTTCGAGTACGCCGCGAACTACGCGATGGCCGCGTCGGCCGTGACCGCCGGCGCCGACGCCTTCCTGGGGCTGGTCGACGCCGACGACCGCGGGGTGCGGCTCGCCGCGCCGCTCGCGCTCGCCACGCTGCACGACGATCCCGAGCTGGTGCTCGGTCTGCTGCGGGACCGGCTGGGCGTGGAGCCGGACGCGGAAGTGCGGTTCGCCTGCGTCGAGGCCGCGGGCCGGATAGCGCTGCGGCACGAGCATCTGGCGCCCGAGGTGGTGCAATGGCTCTCCGGGCTGACCCGGGTGTCGTACGGCCCGGGGCTGCGCTTGGCCGCGCTGGCGCAGCTCGCCCGCTGCGCGCCGGGGGCGCTGCCCACCGATGTCGTACCGAGCGTGGCCGGCCTGCTGCGCGAGCTGCGCGCCGAGCCGGTGGTGACGGCTCAAGCCGCCGAGCGGCCGTCGACGCCGACGCTCATCGGGCAGCTGCGCGAGCGCCACGAGGCGGATACGGCGGGCCGCCACGCCCCCTGGACCGCGGATCTGCTCCGTACGCTGCACTCCGGTCTCGGCGATCGCGTCGACGACCGGACAGCACTGCTGACCGATCAGCTGTGCAGCCCCGACTGGGGGCAGCGGATCGACGCCGTACGGATGAGCAGCGGGCTGCTGCGGACCTGGCGCGGTGCGTACGAGGAGCTGGTCGGTCTGATCGGGGAGCAGCTCGGCGACCCGGAGCCACGGCTGGCCGAGGCGGCCGCCGACGCACTGGAGGAGCTGTTCTCGCTCGCCGGGCCCGCCGCGGACGCACTGGCGGACCGGGTCGCCGCTGACCCCGCGGCCTGGGTGCGGGAGTGGGCGGGCGGGCCGCCTACCCTCGGCAGCGCCCTCACGGCGCTGGCACGGGCGGGCGACCGGCGCGCGGTGCCGGTGCTCGCGCGGGCGCTGGAGCGCCCCGAGGCGCCGAACGATCTGGGGTACGCGCTCGACCACCTGGGGGCGGCCGCAGCACCGCTCGTACCCGCGCTGCGCCACCGCCTCGGCGAGATGGAGCTGGACGCCCGGCTCTACGACCGGGCGGGACCACTGCTGTACGGACTGACCGCGCTGCGGGCCGCCGACGCGGTGCCCGAGGTGCTGCGGATACTTCGGGGAGCGCCGGAGTACCGCAAGGAGTGGGTGACCGAGTCGGCGCTACGGGCGCTCACCGCCTTCGGGCCGGCGGCAGTCGAAGCCGTGCCGGATCTACGCGCGATGCTGGGCTGCGGCGGCTGCTCGGCGGCCCTCTCGGCGCGGACCGCCGGCGCGCTCTGGGCGATCGAGGGTGACGCCGGGGCCGTACTGCCGGTGCTGCGCGCGGCACTGTCGGAGCGCGACTCCGCGGCCCGGCGCTCGGCGGCGACAGTGCTCGGCACGCTGGGGGCGGCGGCCGCCGAGGCCGCTCCGGCCCTGGGTGAACTGCTGCGGGCGGCCGAGCCATGGACCCGGGTGGACGCGGCGATCGCGCTGTGGCGCGTGACGCGAAATCCGGAGCGCCCGTGGCCGGTGCTGCTGGCGGCCTGGGAGGGGCAGGCGCACACCCGCGTGCCGACGGCCGAATGCCTGGCGGAGCTGACGGCCGACGGGGCGGTGGGCGCCGAGCGAATACTCCGCGGCGAGCTGGGATCCGCAAGACGTCATAACGCGATCGACGGCGGATACGGCAGTCATGACATCTTTACTGACGAGAAACTGCTGGCCCTGTGCCGGCAGGCACTGTCCACGGAGGGAAAAGCATGA
- a CDS encoding nuclease-related domain-containing protein, which translates to MTGLRVTPARRQGRDRLYVSLPNGRSIAWYDRDTGRVSLVSDRHRADVLAALAPYLTDDVTVGPPPVPTSADLARLSLHPDDDLAPNRPGEALHAELDRLPAGHRFRQDPRRAELAAQQLLGGEFDRLEGAGWRILHSVPLPGTEHIDHLVIGPAGVLAVHTLQARRLRVRIADPMVRVGRGEPVPQLRLARRRAERAALALTAAVRPVLAVVGAARLDVVPAPPDVRILRDDEVPALTRLGGVLKPADIEALYATARDRRSWLRV; encoded by the coding sequence ATGACGGGACTGCGCGTCACACCAGCACGCAGGCAGGGCCGGGACCGGCTGTACGTCAGCCTGCCGAACGGCCGGAGCATCGCCTGGTACGACCGGGACACCGGCCGGGTCAGCCTGGTCTCCGACCGTCACCGCGCCGATGTGCTGGCAGCCCTCGCCCCGTATCTCACCGACGATGTGACCGTCGGTCCGCCGCCCGTCCCCACCTCCGCCGACCTCGCCAGGCTGTCTCTGCACCCCGACGACGACCTGGCCCCCAACCGCCCCGGCGAGGCACTGCACGCCGAACTGGACCGTCTCCCCGCCGGCCACCGTTTCCGCCAGGATCCGCGCCGCGCCGAACTCGCCGCGCAGCAGCTGCTGGGCGGCGAGTTCGACCGGCTGGAGGGCGCGGGCTGGCGGATCCTGCACTCGGTTCCGCTGCCCGGCACCGAGCACATCGACCATCTCGTCATCGGGCCCGCCGGGGTGCTGGCCGTGCACACGCTCCAGGCCCGCCGGCTGCGGGTGCGGATCGCCGACCCCATGGTCCGGGTCGGCCGCGGCGAGCCGGTTCCACAGCTGCGCCTGGCCCGCCGCCGGGCCGAGCGCGCCGCGCTCGCGCTGACGGCCGCGGTACGCCCCGTGCTCGCCGTGGTCGGAGCGGCGCGGCTGGACGTGGTGCCCGCGCCGCCGGACGTAAGGATTCTGCGGGACGACGAGGTGCCTGCGCTGACCAGGCTCGGCGGCGTACTGAAGCCCGCGGACATCGAGGCGCTGTACGCGACGGCGCGCGACCGCCGCAGCTGGCTGCGCGTCTGA
- a CDS encoding DUF4440 domain-containing protein, translating into MTVLPDTGYTPTPEELASIEAWFAAYDAHSAKREVERMADLAVFPLNLVSDDSAGNGASAQWDRQQFIEAMGQVMGDGSDDITFESTRTPVFLSPAMAVVFTDSTMTMDGQTQQLRYADILIRRDGTWAFQTMLQGGWGDNLR; encoded by the coding sequence GTGACCGTTCTGCCCGACACCGGATACACGCCCACCCCCGAGGAACTGGCGAGCATCGAGGCGTGGTTCGCCGCGTACGACGCACACAGCGCCAAGCGCGAGGTCGAGCGCATGGCGGACCTCGCCGTCTTCCCGCTCAACCTGGTCAGCGACGACTCGGCGGGCAACGGCGCCTCCGCGCAGTGGGACCGGCAGCAGTTCATCGAGGCCATGGGCCAGGTGATGGGTGACGGCAGTGACGACATCACCTTCGAGTCGACGCGTACGCCCGTCTTCCTCTCCCCCGCCATGGCCGTCGTCTTCACGGACTCGACCATGACCATGGACGGACAGACGCAGCAGCTGCGGTACGCCGACATCCTGATCAGGCGGGACGGGACGTGGGCGTTCCAGACCATGCTCCAGGGCGGCTGGGGCGACAACCTCCGCTGA
- a CDS encoding ATP-dependent DNA ligase, which translates to MSSAPRPPLKVALAESVSVLPRGHGLAYEPKFDGHRMVIFRAGGKVVLQARSGRIVTSAFPDLEDAARQLPDGTVLDGEVVVWTEGRTDFAAVQKRAAATPGRAPTLARRLPASYAAFDLLAEGGEDLRRLAYEKRRARLVALLGPLGPPLQAVPMTLDAEEAATWFETLPAIGVEGLVVKRLDQTYRSGTRAWLKLRHTYARDAAVVGFTGTPARPAALALALPDDDTPVVSSPLASALRAQAAVALHGRATGETGTAMAIGVGEIAYRTVEPGVTAEVEQGTTRHTVTTVLRMRLPQDRDQDRDLSQDQERN; encoded by the coding sequence ATGAGCAGCGCGCCGAGGCCCCCGCTGAAGGTGGCGCTCGCCGAATCGGTGAGCGTACTGCCGCGCGGCCACGGCCTGGCGTACGAGCCGAAGTTCGACGGCCACCGGATGGTGATCTTCCGGGCCGGTGGCAAGGTGGTGCTCCAGGCCCGTTCGGGACGGATCGTCACCTCGGCCTTCCCCGATCTCGAGGATGCGGCACGGCAGTTGCCGGACGGCACGGTTCTGGACGGCGAGGTGGTGGTCTGGACGGAGGGCCGTACGGACTTCGCCGCCGTACAGAAGCGCGCGGCCGCCACACCGGGACGCGCGCCCACTCTCGCGCGCCGACTGCCCGCTTCGTACGCGGCCTTCGATCTGCTCGCCGAAGGGGGCGAGGATCTGCGGCGGCTGGCGTACGAGAAACGGCGCGCGCGGCTCGTCGCGCTGCTCGGCCCGCTCGGTCCGCCGTTGCAGGCCGTACCGATGACCTTGGACGCCGAGGAGGCGGCCACCTGGTTCGAGACCTTGCCCGCGATCGGCGTCGAGGGGCTGGTGGTCAAGCGCCTCGACCAGACCTATCGGAGCGGCACGCGCGCGTGGCTGAAACTGCGGCACACGTATGCGCGCGATGCGGCGGTCGTCGGCTTCACCGGTACTCCGGCGCGGCCGGCCGCGCTGGCGCTGGCACTGCCGGACGACGACACCCCGGTGGTGTCGAGTCCGCTCGCTTCGGCACTGCGCGCACAGGCGGCGGTCGCGCTGCACGGGCGGGCGACCGGCGAGACCGGGACGGCGATGGCGATCGGGGTGGGCGAGATCGCGTACCGAACCGTAGAGCCGGGAGTGACGGCCGAGGTGGAGCAGGGGACGACGCGGCACACCGTCACCACGGTGCTGCGGATGCGGCTCCCTCAGGATCGGGATCAGGATCGGGACCTGAGTCAGGATCAGGAAAGGAATTAA
- the ligD gene encoding non-homologous end-joining DNA ligase produces the protein MTPITEVEGRRLALTNLEKVIHPATGTTKGEILHYYATTAGAILAHLANRPVSFLRYPDGPDGQLFFTKNPPPGTPSWVRTTAVPRSEDKNARQVVIQDLSSLMWAANLVVEFHTPQWQADEPAVADRMVFDLDPGAPATIVECCAVALWLRERLAADGLHAYAKTSGSKGLHVLVPLEPTPSEKVSAYAKSLAVEGEAALPGLILHRMARSLRPGKVFVDHSQNAAAKTTAAPYTLRARAEPTVSTPVTWEEVEAQQNLDFRIGDISPRLARYGDLLGPLINLNRAGPLP, from the coding sequence ATGACGCCGATCACGGAAGTGGAGGGGCGACGCCTGGCGCTCACCAACCTGGAGAAGGTCATCCACCCCGCCACCGGAACCACCAAGGGCGAGATCCTGCACTACTACGCCACCACGGCGGGCGCGATCCTCGCGCATCTCGCCAACCGTCCGGTGTCCTTCCTCCGGTACCCGGACGGGCCGGACGGGCAGCTGTTCTTCACCAAGAACCCGCCACCCGGTACGCCGTCCTGGGTACGCACCACCGCCGTACCCCGCTCGGAGGACAAGAACGCACGGCAGGTCGTCATCCAGGACCTGTCGTCGCTGATGTGGGCGGCGAACCTCGTCGTGGAGTTCCATACGCCCCAGTGGCAGGCGGACGAGCCGGCGGTCGCCGACCGTATGGTCTTCGACCTCGATCCGGGCGCGCCCGCGACGATCGTCGAGTGCTGTGCCGTTGCGCTGTGGCTGCGCGAGCGGCTGGCCGCGGACGGACTGCACGCGTACGCCAAGACCTCGGGCTCCAAGGGGCTGCACGTACTCGTGCCGCTGGAGCCCACCCCTTCCGAGAAGGTCTCCGCGTACGCGAAGAGCCTGGCCGTCGAGGGCGAGGCCGCGCTGCCGGGGCTGATCCTGCACCGGATGGCCCGCTCCCTGCGGCCCGGGAAGGTCTTCGTCGACCACAGCCAGAACGCCGCCGCGAAGACCACCGCGGCGCCCTACACGCTGCGCGCCCGCGCCGAGCCGACCGTCTCCACGCCGGTGACCTGGGAAGAGGTCGAGGCACAGCAGAACCTCGACTTCCGGATCGGCGACATCTCGCCACGGCTGGCGCGGTACGGGGATCTGCTCGGCCCGCTCATCAATCTCAACCGGGCCGGGCCACTGCCATGA